The nucleotide window AAGGGCGACTACCTGTTCATCCTCGATGCCGACTTCGTCCCGAATCCGGACGTGCTCCAAAAGACCATCCATTTCTTCAGCGATGACCGCATCGGCATGATCCAGACCCGCTGGGGCCACCTGAACCGCACCTTCAACGTCCTGACCCGTATCCAGGCCATGTTCCTGGACGGCCACCTGGAGCTGGAACAGACCGCCCGCAACCGCAGCGGCCGCTTCTTCACCTTCAACGGCACCGCCGGCATCTGGCGCAAGTGCTGCATCGCCGACGCCGGCGGCTGGGAGCATGACACCCTCACGGAGGACATGGACCTCAGCTACCGCGCCCAGCTCAAGGGCTGGCGCTTCATCTTCCTCAATGACGTGGAGACCCCGGCCGAGCTGCCGGTGGACATGGACGGCTTCAAGAGCCAGCAGCACCGCTGGACGAAGGGCTCCATCCAGGTCTGCAAGAAGGTCCTGCCCGCGATCTGGCGCAGCAATGTCCCGCTGCCGGTGAAACTCGAGGCCACGGCCCACCTGACCTCGAACTTCGCCTACCTGATGTTGATCTGCCTGTGCTTCCTGATCTACCCGAACCAGCACGGCGTGAACCACCTCGGCCCGATCGGCTACTATGTGGTGAACGGCTCGATCTTCTTCTTCTCCTCCGTCTCGGTGGCGATGTTCTACTTCATGTCCCAGAAGGCGCTCCGCCCGGGTTCCTGGTGGAAGGAAATCCCCTATCTTCCGCTCCTGCTGGCCCTCGGCATCGGCATGTCGATCAGCAATGCCAAGGCCGTGCTGGAAGCCATCTTCAACCACCAGACCGCCTTCATCCGCACCCCGAAATACGGTGATCAGCAGAAGAAGACGGATTGGAAAAAGAGCAGCTACAAGGCTATGAAGACTCTCACTCCGGTCGTCGAACTGCTGTTCGCATTCTTCTTCCTCTTTGTGGTTGTGGAAGCTGCGATGAATGGAAACTGGGCCTCCACGATTCTTCTGCTTCCATTCCCGGTCGGATTCTTTTATACATCTCTTTCGTCACTCGCCCGCCTGCTTCCCCAAGGCCGTGCTGAAACACAAATCGTGTCCCGCAACGATCCTTGATACCATGTATGGCAAACTGCTGAGAAACACCCTTCTCCCCTTTTCCTCCCTGCTTCTCGCGCTGGGTCTGGCCAGCTGCGGCTCGACATCCAAAGACACCCGCAACAAGGTGTTGGTGAGCGTCCGCGATCAAAAAATGATGCTGATGCAGGACAACAAGCCGGTGAAGACCTACAAGGTCTCCACCTCCAAGTTCGGCATCGGTGACAAGCCGGGCAGCAACTGCACCCCTCTGGGCCACCTTGAGGTGGCTTCCAAGATCGGTGACAGCTTCCCCTCCGGCACCGTCATCAAGAATCGCCGCCCCACCGGCGAGATCCTCAAGCCGAACGCGCCGGGCCGCGATCCCATCGTCAGCCGCATCATGTGGCTGAAGGGAACGGACAAGGCCAACAAGAACACCTTTGGCCGCTGCATCTACATCCACGGCACCGCTGAGGAATGGCGTCTCGGCACCCCGGCCTCCTACGGCTGTATCCGCATGGCCTCCAAGGACGTGATCGACCTTTACAAGCGCCTCGGCGTGGGTGCGGATGTCCACGTGATGCGGGATTCGCTGGACTCCGTCCAGCCGGTGAAATCCTACGCCTCGGTCGCCTCGAATCACTGATCCGGCCTCTGCGTTGGGATTTCCCGACGCAGAAGCTTGACAGAATCCACTCTGTAACTATCTTTCGCGCCCCGCCCGTCCGGGGCATCAACCAGCTTTTCCCACTACCATGGCCAACACCAAGTCCGCCCAGAAGCGCTCCCGCCAGACGATCGTGCGCACCGAGCGCAACCGCGCCGAGAAGAGCCGCGTGAAGACCCTTCGCAAGAAGGCCCTCACCGCCATCGCCGCCGGTGACAAGGCCGCCGCCGCCGAAGCCGTCAATGCATTCTCCTCCGCGGTTGACAAGGCCGCCAAGCGCAACCTCATTCACCCGAACAAGGCTGCGAACCTGAAGAGCAAGACCGCCAAGGCGATCGCTGCCATCGCCTGAAACGGCGCCCCGGACAAACGATTAAAAGCGGACCGGGCTCCCGGTGCCGCTTTTTTCGTGTAACGCCCCGACCATGTCGAAACCCGCTCCAACTCCCGATCCCTCCCGCGAGCAGAAGGCCGCGCGGATCGCCGCGAACCCCTCCGCCTACAAGGTATGCGAGGGCTGCGACTCGATCGTGGGCGCGGGAGCCGCGCTATGCCCGAACTGCCACAGCTTCCGCTTCGACATCCGCGCGGACCGGGTGGTGAAGCAGGCCCTTTTCCTCGGCGCGCGTGAACAAAGTTCCGTCACGGCGGAAGATATCAGTTGATCATCGCGCGGGTTCCGGCGTAAAACGCCGCCCCGCAACGCGGGCGTAGCTCAGTGGTAGAGCGCCACCTTGCCAAGGTGGATGTCGTGAGTTCGAATCTCATCGCCCGCTCCATTTTCCCAAACAAAAAGGATGCCTCTCCAGGCGTCCTTTTTGTTTCACCGGCAGAGGACTATGGCTTGAGACCAAAGGCAGCAACGGTGCGCGGATTGAGCACCACCAAAACCCGGCCACCCGCCGACAGCGCTGCCTCCCCCTTGTCGAGGGAAAGTGACTTGCCATCAGCGGTCTTCACTTCGAATTCCGGCAGAACCCGGCACTGTCCGCCACCCATGGGCTCAACCCAGCAGCGGAAGCGGGTATCCAATTCGTTGCTGCCATCCGGCAAACCTTGGTCGCACATGAGCGTCAGCCCCTTTCCGACAGGGAAACGGGAAATCATCATGAGGTGTGCCCCGGAACCGGATCTTGGAGCTTGGGTCAGGTTCAGCAACTCATTGCGATCCGCATCACTCAAACGACCGGCATCCGGCACGTCATAAACAGACACGACCACCGTGGCCACGGTCTCTCGCTTGCAGGACGACAGAAGCGCGAAAAGCGGCAGAAGGGCGGCTAGGGCAAAATCACGCATGGCAGGAGATGACAACCCGCAACCTCCCTGCTCATGCCGACGGGGTCAAGGCCATCTCTCCTAGCGGAACTTCACACCAAGCCCCTTCACGAGGGAATCGAGCACGCGCTGGTGCGCGCCATCGACTTCCTCCGCCTTCAGGGTTCGGGCGGCATCACGGTAAACAAAGCGGTAGGCCACCGACTTGCGGTCGGCGGGGAGCTTTTCACCGGACGGATCGCGGAAGACATCGAAGCACTCGAAGGAAATCAGCAGCGGCTCCTGGAGCTTCGCGAGGGTTTTCTCGATCTCCAGATTCGCCAGCGTCACCGGCACGTCCATGGCGGCGTCGCGGGACGAGGCCGGGAACTGCGGCAGATCTTCGGCATGGGCGATGCCCGAACGGAGCTTGCGCAGCTTCGCGAGGTCGAATTCCGCCACGAACACCGCGCCACCCAGATCGAGCTCGCGCTCTCGGGCAGGCAGCAGGCGGGCGAAGTTGCCGATCGACTGGCCGTCGGCCTGCACATCGGCCCCGAGGGCGAAGCCATCGCGCTCCTTCGGCACGAACTGGACATGGGCGTTCGGCACCAGCGCGCCAACGACCGCTTTCAGGTCATAAAGGTCGCTCACGCGCTCGGCCTGCGCCCAACCGGCTGGCACCGCCGGACCGGCAAGCAGAATGCCGAGACCATCGCTTTCGAGATCCTTCGCCTTGCCGCCACCGGCATTGCGGAACACCCGGCCGAGCTCGAACAAGCGCAGCGCCTTGGTGCCCTGGCGGATGTTGCGGGCGGCGGAAGCCACCAGCCCCGGTACGAGGCTCGGACGCATCACGGCGTGATCCTCGCTCAGCGGGAGCTTCACCCGGATCAGGTCGCCGTCCTGCAGCGGACGCAGCGGCAGCGAATCGGCCACCTGGTTGTCGGCGATCAATTTGATCGTCTGGGATTCGTGGAAGCCGAGGGCGGCCAGAGCGCGGCGCAGGGCCATATCGGCGTCATAGGCGGCATCGACCGCGCTGGAAGCCACGAAGGCCCCTTGGAAGCGCGATGGCACGTTGTCGAGGCCGTGGACGCGGGCCACCTCTTCGACGAGGTCGATGTGGCGCTGGAGATCGGCACGGAATGACGGCACCTGCCACTGGCCACCGTCCTGTTTCACCAGCCCGAGGCGGGTAAGAATCTCATCCGCCGCCTCATGGGAGATCGAGCTGCCCATGAGCTGGTCGAGACGGGCGTAATCGAGCGTCACCGGCTGGACGCGGACGGGAGCTTCCCCGGCCACAGCGGCGGTCGCGGCGGCCGTGCCGCCAGCGGTTTCGAGAATCAGCTTCACCGCCAGCGCGGAAGCGGGCAGCACGCCCTGCGGATCAGCCCCGCGCTCGAAACGGTAGGAAGAATCCGAAGAAAGGGCAGTGCGGCGCGAGGTGCGGCGGATGCCGGACGGCTCGAACCAAGCGGATTCAAGCAGAATGGACGTCGTGCCCTCCGTCACGCCGGAGTCCGCGCCGCCCATCACGCCGCCGAGGGCGAGGGCCGCGCCGGATTCATCCGAGATGACGAGGTCGGAGCCTTCGAGCGTATAGGTGGCGTCATCGAGCGCCTTGAACGCCTCGCCGTCTTTGGCGCGGCGGATCACCAGCGCCCCGTTGACCTTGGCGGTGTCGAAGGCGTGAAGCGGCTGGCCGGTCTCGTGGAGCACGAAATTGGTCACATCCACCACGTTGTTGATCGGGCGCAGGCCGATCGACTCCAAACGGCGCTGGAGCCAGGCCGGGCTTTCCTTGATCTCGACACCATCGATTTTCACCACGGTGTAAAACGGGCAGCCATCAACGGACTCCAGCTTCACCGAATCACCCGCCGGAGCGGTGTCGCGGGCCGGGATTTCCAGCGGCTTGAGCGGCTGCTTGAGCAGGGTCGCCAGCTCGCGGGCCATGCCGTGGTGGCTGAGCAGGTCCGGGCGGTTCGGGGTGACCTCGACTTCCAAGAGGACGTCGGATTCGAAAAGCTCCTTCACCGGGCGGCCGATCGGGGAATCGGACGGCAAAATGAGAAGGCCGTCCTCGCCCTCCGGCAGGCCGATTTCCACGGACGAGCACAGCATGCCCTTCGACTCGACGCCGCGCATCTTGGTCTCGCCGATGGTGAAACCACCCGGCAGCGCCGCGCCGGGCAGGGCGCAGGGCACCTTGTCACCCACCTTGTAATTCTTCGCACCGCAGACGATCTGGCGGAGCTGGCCCTCGCCCGCGTCCACCTGCGTCACTTTGAGGCGATCCGCGTTCGGGTGCTGGACGGCCTCCATGATCTGAGCGACCACGATCTGGTTCGACGAAACGCCCTCGGCCTCGATGCCCTCGACCTCGATGCCGGCGAAAGTCAGCAAATCGTCCAGTTCCTGCGGAGATTTGCCACCCAGGTCCACGTGCGTCGAAAGCCAGTTGAGGGAAACGTTCATGATCGGCCCCGCAGGTGGTCGCGGAGAGGCCGGGGATTGTCAAGGACGGGGGCTTTCGAGCGCCCCCTTCCATCCGTCAAGGGAGGGGGATTACGAAGGTGCGGCTCCTTGCATTTGTTGGGGCGCTGTGGCATGTTAGATCGGCTGCTCCTCATTTCCGTGGGGCGGTCCTGTTGGAGGAAACCGCCATGTTCACCCTGTCGAAACTGGCCTTCTGGAAGCGGACGTCTCCGGACACCCGCTCCGGCCGCCCGATGGGGGATCACCCGGCGTGGAAACCCCGGCTCGGGCTGGCGCTTTCCTCCGGCGGAGCCCGCGGTCTGGCCCATGTGGGCGTGCTGGAAGTGCTGGAGGAGGCGGGCATCGAAATCCACGCCATCGCCGGATCGAGCATGGGAGCCTACGTCGGCGCGCTGTGGGCCGCCGGGTTTTCCGGCAAGCAGCTCGAAGACCTCGCGGCGGAGATGAATGACAGCCGCCAGATGTGGAAACTGGCCGATCCGCTGATTCCGCCACTGAAAGGCCTCTTCAAGGGCGAGAAGGCGAAAAAGCACCTCTCCCGCTCCATTGGCGACCTCAAGATCGAGGATCTCGAGCGCCGCCTGATGATCATCACCTTCGATCTGGATACCTGCGAGCGCCTCGTGGTCCGCAGCGGCAGCCTGGCCGATGCCGTCCACGCTTCCTGCGCCATGCCGGGCGTGGTCGCGCCGGTTTCATTCAAAGGCCGGCGTTGCGCGGACGGCGGCGTGGTCGATCCGGTCCCGGTCGGTGCCTTGCGGCGCTTCGGCGATGTCGACCGGGTGATCGCCGTTTCCACTTTGCCGAGCCTCGCCGAGGTTGAAGCCGGGTGTTGCCGCCCCGAGGAAGAAGCCAATCCGTCGTGGTGGCGGCGCGGCACCGAGGCCTTCAGCCGCCACACCAATCCCCTCGCCCCAGGCAACATCGGCGACACCTTCCGCAAGAGCATCCGCGCCGCCCAGATCCGTCTCGCCGATGACGCCTGCCGCCGTGCCGACCTGTGCCTGCACCCGCCCTACGTCGCGGCCCGCTGGCACGAGTATGCTCGCTTCGAGCACTTCATCGAAGCGGGCCGCCGCATCGCGCGGGAACATCTCGATGAAATCCGCGCCCTCGCGGGCGTGCCCAATCCGGAAACCCAACCTCATGAGCCAACCAAGGACAACCTGGTGGTGGGAGAACGCGTCGCCTGACGAACAGCGCTACCTGCAAGGCCTGCGCCTGCGGAAATTTCTCCGCGAGGCGGTGGTGCCGTTTTCGCCCTACTACGGGGAGCTGTTCCGCCAACGCGGCATCGACTGGCGCGACTTTCAATCCATTGACGATCTCGACCTGCTGCCGCTGACCTCGAAGGCCGATCTGGTCAACCCGCGCGACTTCATCCTCCAGCCGGACTCCTCAGTGCTGCGCAAGCGCGGCTCAATCATCGCCAGCGCGCTCCTCCACGGCACCGGGGCGACCAAGGAACAGTTGGAGCGAGAATGGCGGCCCGTGCTGATGACCAGCACCACCGGTCGCGCCGCCGCACCAGTGCCGTTTTTCTATACTCAACACGATCTCGACCGGCTGGCCATGGGCGGTCGACGGATGATGGAGATCGCCCAGTCCGATCCGGCATTCCGCCACGTCAACGCCTTCCCTTTCGCACCGCATCTCGCGTTCTGGCAGGGGCACTACGCGTCGCTCGGCTTCAACACCTTCATGATCTCCACCGGTGGTGGCAAGGCGCTCGGCACCGAGGGCAACATCCGGCTCATCGACCGCGTCGACCCCGACGCGCTGATCGCGATGCCGACCTTCCTCTATCACCTGCTCCAACAGGCCGCCGCGGGTGGCAGCCGCTGGCAGAATCTCAAACGCATCGTGCTCGGTGGCGAAAAGGTGCCGGAAGGCATGCGCCAGAAAATCGTCGTGCTGTGCGAGCAACTCGGCTCGCCCGGCGTGAGCGTGCTTTCCACCTACGCCTTCACCGAAGCGAAGATGGCATGGACCGAATGCCGCGTGGGCCATGACAAAAACCCCACCGGCTTCCACCTCTATCCGGATCTCGGCTTCATTGAAATCGTCGATCCGCAAACCGGCAGACGCGTGGCGGACGGCATGCCCGGTGAGATCGTGTTCACCCCGCTCGATTCGCGCGGCACCGTGGTCCTGCGCTATCGCACCGGCGATGTCACCGATGGCGGCATCGTTTACGAACGTTGTCCCGCCTGCGGCCGCACCTGCCCGCGCATCACCGGCAATGTCTCGCGACTCACCGACCGCCATCAACTCAACATCGACAAGCTCAAGGGCACGCTCGTGGACTTCAGTGAGCTCGAGCATCTGCTCGATGACACCCGCGAGATCGGCGCGTGGCAGATCGAGCTTCGCAAGCGCAACGACGACCCGCTCGAGTGCGATGAGGTGATCGTCCACGCCGTGCCGATGAACGGCCTTTCCGGCGATGCGCTGCGCGAACTGGTGATGCGCCGCTTCCGTGAAAAAGCGGAGTTTTCCCCGAACAACGTGCTGCTCCACGACTGGGACGAAATGCGGCAACTGCAAGGTGTCGGCCGCGAGTTGAAGGAACAGAAAATCGTGGACCACCGCCCAACCTCCTCACCCAAATGAACCTCTGGATCCTCGCCGGTGTCAGAACACCCTTCCTGCGTGCAGGCACGCGGTTCGAGCCGCTCGGCGCGGCGGATCTGGGTCGGCTTGCAATCAGCGCGTTGCTGGCGCGCACCGGCATCGATCCCGGCGCGATTGATGAGGTGATCCTTGGATGCGTGGGCCAACCGGCGGACGCGGCGAATGTCGCTCGCGTGGCCGCCCTTCGCGCCGGGATTCCCGCCAACGTGCCCGCCGCCACGGTGCAGCGGAACTGCGCGTCCGGCCTGGAGTCAATCACCAGCGCCTATGAACGCATGGCCGCAGGCAAGGGCGAGCTGTTCCTAGTCGGCGGCATGGAAAGCATGAGCCGCTACCCCCTGCTCTACAACGACAGCGCGGCGAAGCATTTTGGCTTGCTGGCGAAGGCCCGCAGCCCGTTCCAGAAACTGGCGGCTTTGACAAAATTCCGCGCGAAGGATTTCTCCCCACAGATCGGCCTGAAGCTCGGCCTCACCGATCCCTACACCGGGATGATCATGGGCGAGACCGCCGAACTGCTGGCGCGCGAATATGGCATCAACCGTGCGGAGCAGGATGTCTTCGCCGCGGACTCACATCGCAAGGCACTGGCCGCCACCGAAGCCCGCGCCCGCGAAGTCGCCCCGGCACATGTCGGCGGCGAAGCGGTGCTCAACGACAACGGCCCCCGCGAGGATTCCACTCCGGAAAAACTCACCAAGCTCAAACCGATCTTCGAACCAAAGTGGGGCGGCGTCACCGCAGGCAACAGCTCACAGATCAGCGATGGCGCGGTGGCCTTGCTCGTGGGCTCGGAAGCCGCCGCCGCACGACTCGGCCTCACGCCACTCGGCCGTCTCACCCACTATGCCTATAGTGGATGCGATCCCGCCCGCATGGGCATCGGTCCCGTGCTTGCCAGTGCGAAAGCCATGCGTGATGGAGCCCCCTCGCCCGCCGAGGCGGATGTGGTGGAACTCAACGAAGCCTTCGCCGCCCAGGTGCTCGCCGTCCTCAAAGCATTCCGCGATCCCGCCGCCGCGAGGCTGGCCGGACTCGATCATCCGCTCGGCGAGATTGCCCCGGAAAAACTCAACCGCCGTGGTGGATCGATCGCGCTCGGCCATCCCGTCGGTGCAACCGGCTCGCGGTTGGTTCTGACCGCCCTCGACCAACTTCACGAAACCGGTGGCAAACGCGCGCTGGTCACACTCTGTGTCGGCGGCGGCCAAGGTGCCGCTCTGTGGTTCGAACGTCCCTAACCTTTCCCCGCCATGCCCAACCTCCATCTGCAACGCGACGGCGACCGGGCCACGCTGACCTTCGACCGCGAAGGTTCCTCGGCGAACATCTTCGACGCCGCCACGCTTCGTGAACTGGACAGCCTGCTCGCCGATCTGGAAAACAGCCCGCCGTGGGATGGCCTGCTGATCGTTTCGGCCAAGCCGTCCATCTTCATCGCAGGCGCGGATCTCAATGCCTTCCTCAAAGCCTCGCCCGAGGAATTCGACGCGCTGATCCGCCTGGGTCAATCGGTCTTCACCCGCTTGCAACGGCTGCGCATTCCCACCTGCGCCGCGATCCACGGTGCCTGTGCGGGCGGCGGCTACGAACTCGCGCTCGCCTGCGATTGGCGGATCGCCAGCAATGCGAAGGCCACCAAGATCGGACTGCCGGAAACCCAACTCGGTATCCTGCCCGCCTGGGGTGGCTCAACCCGACTCCCGAACCGCGTCGGCCTGCCCACCGCGCTTGATGTGATTCTCGGCGGCAAGCTTCACGCCGCGGAAGCCGCCCGTCGCAAGGGCCTCGTCGATGCCGTGGTACCGAAGGAGGTGCTCATTGAGCAGGCGTGGAAACTGATCGCAAAGGGCAAGCGTCGCCCGTTCCATCATCCCTTCCTGCATTCTCCGCCGGTACGCGCGCTCATCGCGAAGAAAGCCGCCAAGACGCTGCAGGAAAAAACCCGTGGCAACTACCCCGGTGCCACCAAGGCTCTCGCGGTCGCCTGTGCCGCCACTCATGGCTCGCCGCAGGAAAGCATGGATCGCGAACGCGCGGCGATTCTCGAACTCACGCCTCTGCCACAAACTCGGAATCTGATCCGCCTGTTCTTCCTCACCGAGAAGGCGAAGAAGGATCAGCCGGTGGCCGCATCGCCGCGGAACATCGGCCAGATCGCCGTGATCGGTGCGGGCGTGATGGGTTCCGGCATCGCGCACTGGCTGGCCTCGCGCGGTCATCCGGTACTGCTCCAGGACATCGACGATGCCGCGCTCGCCCGTGGTATGAAGACGATTGAGAAGCTGATCGCACAAGCGGTGCAGAAGCACGTCGTCACCCGCGTCGAAGCCCAGCACACGCTCGATCGCATCACGCCCGTGCGCGGGAATGTTCCGCTCACGCGCTGTGATCTGGTGATCGAAGCCGCGGTGGAGGATCTGTTCATCAAGCGCCGCGTGTTCGGCGATCTCTCCGCGCGGGTGCGTCCGGATTGTTTGCTCGCCACCAATACCTCCGCGCTGCCGGTGCATGAGCTGTCGGAGGTCGTTGAGAATCCCGGACGCTTGTTCGGTCTGCATTTCTTCAATCCCGTCAGCCGCATGCCGCTGGTCGAGGTGGTGCGTTCGGAAACCACCTCGGATGAAACCATCGCGTCCGCCTTCGCGTTGGTGCGCCAGATTGTCAAGACGCCGGTGCTGGTGAAGGACCGTCCCGGCTTCCTCGTGAACCGTATCCTGCTACCCTACTTGGTGGATGCCGGCGTGCTGTTCGAAAACGGCGCGGATCCGGAGGTTGTCGACAAAGCCATGCTCGACTTTGGCATGCCGATGGGACCGTTGCGTTTGATCGACGAGGTCGGCCTCGATGTCTCGCTGCATGTGGCGAAGACCTTGGCCACCGCGTTCCCCGATCGAATGAAGGTCCCCGCCATTCTCGAAACGATGGTGGAGAAGCGGATGCTCGGCAAAAAGAACGGCACGGGATTCTACAAATACGACGGCAGGAAAACCGTGCCGAACCCGGACGCGCTCAAGCTCCGCACCGGCACCACCGCCATTCCGGAAGGACTTCCGCTGCGCCTCGCCAACCGCATGACCGAGGAGGCATCCCGCTGCCTGGATGAAGGCGTAGCGGCGACCGCGGACGAAATCGATCTCGCAATGATCCTGGGCACCGGCTATCCGCCATTCCGTGGAGGACCGTTGCGGCATCGCGACAACCCCATCACGCCATGAGCCTCGACACCTCGAAGATGAGCAGCGGCCAGCGCGCCGCCATGGAACTCGCCGAATCGTCACGCGACACCCGCGAGCTGAGCGGGTTCGCCGCCTCGATCTTCGACGGCAAGGCAGACTTCAGCCTGGCCTGTCCCTTCCCGATGCAACCGCAGGAGGACCGCACCCAGGGCGATGCTTTCCTTGATCTACTGCGTGATTTCCTTAAGCACCATACCGATCCCGATGCGATCGACCGCGATGGCGAGATTCCGCAGGAGGTGTTTGATGGTCTTGCCCGCCTAGGTGCTTTCGGCATCAAGATCCCCACCGAGTATGGCGGCCTCGGTCTTTCGCAAACGAACTACTCGCGCGCCGCGATGGTGCTTGGGGGCCATTGCGGCAACCTCACCGCGTTGCTCAGTGCGCATCAGTCCATCGGCATTCCGCAGCCGCTGTTGATGTTCGGCAGCGAGGAGCAGAAGCGGAAGTATTTGCCGCGCTGCGCCCACGGCGGAGTCTCCGCTTTCGCCCTCACGGAACATGACGTCGGCTCCGACCCGGCGCGCATGAAAACCGAGGCGAGGCGCGAGGGCGACCACTACATTCTCAACGGTGAAAAGCTGTGGTGCACCAACGGCCTGAAAGCCGGACACATGATCGTGATGGCGAAAACGCCGACCCCCGAGAAGCCGGGCGCGATTACGGCATTCATCGTAGAAACGGACATGCCCGGCGTGGAGATCGTCACGCGGTGCCGCTTCATGGGACTGAAGGCGCTCTACAACGGGATCATCCGCTTCACCAACGTCCGCATTCCCGCGGAGAACATCGTATTGGGAGAAGGCAAGGGATTGAAGGTCGCGCTCAGCACGCTGAATACCGGCCGCCTCACCCTGCCCGCCGCCTGCGCGGGGATGATGTATCGTCTTCTCGATATTTCCCGCCGCTGGTGCTCGACCCGTGAGCAATGGGGCCAGGTGATCGGCAAGCATGCCGCCATCGCCGCAAAGCTCGCCGACATCGCCGCCGATGCCTTCGCCACCGAGGCACTGGTCCGCTATGCATCCGCGCTGGTGGATGCCGATCATTCCGCCGACATCCGCCTCGAAGCTGCCTTGGCCAAGCTGTGGGGCACCGAAGCCGGTTGGCGTGCCGCCGACCAGACGCTCCAGCTTCGCGGCGGACGCGGCTTCGAAACCGCCGACTCGCTCCGCAACCGTGGCGAAGCACCCGAGCCGGTGGAGCGGTTTCTCCGCGACAGCCGTATCAATACCATCTTTGAAGGCTCGACGGAAATCATGCACCTCTTCATCGCCCGCGAGATGCTCGATCCGCATCTACGCCGCGGGGCCGACGCCATCGATTCGCGCAAGCCGATGGGCGAGCGCCTGTCCGTCGCCGCGAAGGCGGGCGTATTCTATGCCGGATGGTATGCGGAACGACTGCTGCCCCTGCACAGCGCGCTACCCCACGATCTCGATCCAAAGC belongs to Luteolibacter ambystomatis and includes:
- a CDS encoding cellulose synthase family protein; the protein is MDWTSPLWYASYLIVLIGLSGYGFHRLTIVYLYLKHSRNKPQPKKPFEVLPLVTVQLPVFNEMYVVDRLLDSVAAIDYPKDKLQIQILDDSTDDTVAICAAGAERLRAQGFDAEHIHRTDRTGFKAGALENGTKFAKGDYLFILDADFVPNPDVLQKTIHFFSDDRIGMIQTRWGHLNRTFNVLTRIQAMFLDGHLELEQTARNRSGRFFTFNGTAGIWRKCCIADAGGWEHDTLTEDMDLSYRAQLKGWRFIFLNDVETPAELPVDMDGFKSQQHRWTKGSIQVCKKVLPAIWRSNVPLPVKLEATAHLTSNFAYLMLICLCFLIYPNQHGVNHLGPIGYYVVNGSIFFFSSVSVAMFYFMSQKALRPGSWWKEIPYLPLLLALGIGMSISNAKAVLEAIFNHQTAFIRTPKYGDQQKKTDWKKSSYKAMKTLTPVVELLFAFFFLFVVVEAAMNGNWASTILLLPFPVGFFYTSLSSLARLLPQGRAETQIVSRNDP
- a CDS encoding L,D-transpeptidase → MYGKLLRNTLLPFSSLLLALGLASCGSTSKDTRNKVLVSVRDQKMMLMQDNKPVKTYKVSTSKFGIGDKPGSNCTPLGHLEVASKIGDSFPSGTVIKNRRPTGEILKPNAPGRDPIVSRIMWLKGTDKANKNTFGRCIYIHGTAEEWRLGTPASYGCIRMASKDVIDLYKRLGVGADVHVMRDSLDSVQPVKSYASVASNH
- the rpsT gene encoding 30S ribosomal protein S20, yielding MANTKSAQKRSRQTIVRTERNRAEKSRVKTLRKKALTAIAAGDKAAAAEAVNAFSSAVDKAAKRNLIHPNKAANLKSKTAKAIAAIA
- the pheT gene encoding phenylalanine--tRNA ligase subunit beta, yielding MNVSLNWLSTHVDLGGKSPQELDDLLTFAGIEVEGIEAEGVSSNQIVVAQIMEAVQHPNADRLKVTQVDAGEGQLRQIVCGAKNYKVGDKVPCALPGAALPGGFTIGETKMRGVESKGMLCSSVEIGLPEGEDGLLILPSDSPIGRPVKELFESDVLLEVEVTPNRPDLLSHHGMARELATLLKQPLKPLEIPARDTAPAGDSVKLESVDGCPFYTVVKIDGVEIKESPAWLQRRLESIGLRPINNVVDVTNFVLHETGQPLHAFDTAKVNGALVIRRAKDGEAFKALDDATYTLEGSDLVISDESGAALALGGVMGGADSGVTEGTTSILLESAWFEPSGIRRTSRRTALSSDSSYRFERGADPQGVLPASALAVKLILETAGGTAAATAAVAGEAPVRVQPVTLDYARLDQLMGSSISHEAADEILTRLGLVKQDGGQWQVPSFRADLQRHIDLVEEVARVHGLDNVPSRFQGAFVASSAVDAAYDADMALRRALAALGFHESQTIKLIADNQVADSLPLRPLQDGDLIRVKLPLSEDHAVMRPSLVPGLVASAARNIRQGTKALRLFELGRVFRNAGGGKAKDLESDGLGILLAGPAVPAGWAQAERVSDLYDLKAVVGALVPNAHVQFVPKERDGFALGADVQADGQSIGNFARLLPARERELDLGGAVFVAEFDLAKLRKLRSGIAHAEDLPQFPASSRDAAMDVPVTLANLEIEKTLAKLQEPLLISFECFDVFRDPSGEKLPADRKSVAYRFVYRDAARTLKAEEVDGAHQRVLDSLVKGLGVKFR
- a CDS encoding patatin-like phospholipase family protein, whose protein sequence is MFTLSKLAFWKRTSPDTRSGRPMGDHPAWKPRLGLALSSGGARGLAHVGVLEVLEEAGIEIHAIAGSSMGAYVGALWAAGFSGKQLEDLAAEMNDSRQMWKLADPLIPPLKGLFKGEKAKKHLSRSIGDLKIEDLERRLMIITFDLDTCERLVVRSGSLADAVHASCAMPGVVAPVSFKGRRCADGGVVDPVPVGALRRFGDVDRVIAVSTLPSLAEVEAGCCRPEEEANPSWWRRGTEAFSRHTNPLAPGNIGDTFRKSIRAAQIRLADDACRRADLCLHPPYVAARWHEYARFEHFIEAGRRIAREHLDEIRALAGVPNPETQPHEPTKDNLVVGERVA
- a CDS encoding phenylacetate--CoA ligase family protein encodes the protein MSQPRTTWWWENASPDEQRYLQGLRLRKFLREAVVPFSPYYGELFRQRGIDWRDFQSIDDLDLLPLTSKADLVNPRDFILQPDSSVLRKRGSIIASALLHGTGATKEQLEREWRPVLMTSTTGRAAAPVPFFYTQHDLDRLAMGGRRMMEIAQSDPAFRHVNAFPFAPHLAFWQGHYASLGFNTFMISTGGGKALGTEGNIRLIDRVDPDALIAMPTFLYHLLQQAAAGGSRWQNLKRIVLGGEKVPEGMRQKIVVLCEQLGSPGVSVLSTYAFTEAKMAWTECRVGHDKNPTGFHLYPDLGFIEIVDPQTGRRVADGMPGEIVFTPLDSRGTVVLRYRTGDVTDGGIVYERCPACGRTCPRITGNVSRLTDRHQLNIDKLKGTLVDFSELEHLLDDTREIGAWQIELRKRNDDPLECDEVIVHAVPMNGLSGDALRELVMRRFREKAEFSPNNVLLHDWDEMRQLQGVGRELKEQKIVDHRPTSSPK
- a CDS encoding thiolase family protein, encoding MNLWILAGVRTPFLRAGTRFEPLGAADLGRLAISALLARTGIDPGAIDEVILGCVGQPADAANVARVAALRAGIPANVPAATVQRNCASGLESITSAYERMAAGKGELFLVGGMESMSRYPLLYNDSAAKHFGLLAKARSPFQKLAALTKFRAKDFSPQIGLKLGLTDPYTGMIMGETAELLAREYGINRAEQDVFAADSHRKALAATEARAREVAPAHVGGEAVLNDNGPREDSTPEKLTKLKPIFEPKWGGVTAGNSSQISDGAVALLVGSEAAAARLGLTPLGRLTHYAYSGCDPARMGIGPVLASAKAMRDGAPSPAEADVVELNEAFAAQVLAVLKAFRDPAAARLAGLDHPLGEIAPEKLNRRGGSIALGHPVGATGSRLVLTALDQLHETGGKRALVTLCVGGGQGAALWFERP